The nucleotide window GGTGCTCGGCTTcgaactttctttttttgcagtAGGCAACGGTTACTCTGCAAgacaatttttctttgaaagTGAATGATAAATCCAAATTGTTGGAACAGCAATATccttcataaaaaaaaaaaaaaacttgcaaattgaatattaaataaattgttttcaattacTGTCGATCAAATGCATCCTTGAAGGGACTTTTCTTTGGGAGAAGGTATGCAAAGGCTCTAGGGTAAAATGTCTCCTTGGCCAAAGTGACTCGGCAAACTTTGTGTTCCTTGCGATCATTCTCCATTAGCGATAGAAGCGAGGTTCTTGGCTATTAAAAGATGACGATATTACCTTGgcagggatttttttttcaacttgtaGGTACAATACCTCTAAGAATCCATAGCCCCCTTCAACGGCTCTGTTGACACCAACAAGCGTATTGGCTACCAAGGTTTCGTTTGGATATTTCCGGAAAGTATCGCCGATTAACTTATACGTTCCATTTTTGGCATTCTGTAATGGTACCCGACTGTTATCATTTAGACCGAATTTTTGCATTTGTGAAAATGTATAATTCAGTTTGAAACCAGCATCATATCGTCGACTGCGGTGCTCCTGATCGTCACGGGCTTTATAATCGAACTTGTAGCTAATTCGTCTAAAGTGTTAATAATTGGAACATAGTTGGGGACGGCCAGCAGGGATGTCAACACTCCTGTATATACGTAGATAAACACTACGTTTGTTAAACTCCAGGTGGCTCCTACGAAAGCCAAAAATACTTCGTAAAGCTTACGAATTCTAAAGTTCTATAAAACCGCCTGTAAGTTTGTTTACCTGTAAGACGCAAGGCTAATCGATTTTCGCAATATCCAAAACCTTGCATGAAAGCGACGGTAGAAATGGCTCAAATTAGGTGAAAATTAAAGCTAGATTTAACAAACTTATTCAGTTTTCCATAATTTCAGCCACACGATTGCGAAGGGATTCAAATTGACCAATTCGGCATCGCCGTGTTACTGTGACAACCGTAGATTATTGAACACAAACAATACTCGAATTGGTCCTTCTCAAATATCAGCAAATTACATGCGTCTCTTCAAGTCCCGACTGAATccgaaaaaatgtttaaaaacaCCTTTCAAAGTGGATTTCTTTCAGTCCTTTATAGCATTGGAAGCAAGCCTTTGCAACTTTGGGACAAAATTGTGCGCAATGGCCATATCAAGCGAATAACTGACAACGATATCCAGGTAAAATCTCTAAGAGAAATAACGAACAGCCTTAAACCAGAATaataactaaaataaaattaactgAATATTTATCTGCAGTCACTTGTCTTAGAAATCGTTGGAACCAATGTTTCAACGACATACATAACATGCCCTGCTGATCCCAAAAAAACCCTAGGGATAAAACTTCCTTATCTTGTTATGATTGTCaagaacatgaaaaaatatttcaccTTTGAAGTTCAGGTTAGCATAAGATTTAGTTATTCATTAATCTTTGTTAATCATATGTGAAACTTCAAAAATTTCAGATACTAGATGATAAAAATGTTAGGCGTAGATTCAGAGCAAGCAACTACCAGTCAACTACAAGGGTGAAACCTTTCATATGTACAATGCCAATGCGGCTTGATGAAGGATGGAATCAAATTCAGTTTAATTTGGCTGATTTCACTCGCCGAGCTTATGGAACAAATTATGTTGAAACTTTAAGGATTCAAATTCATGCCAACTGCAGAATCCGTCGTATTTACTTTTCTGACAGACTGTATTCTGAAGATGAATTGCCTGCTGAGTTTAAGCTCTATCTGCCCGTCCAGGCAAAAGCAAAAGTGTAAAAACTGCTATTTTGTGTTATACTATGCTCCTTTCATTTTTACAAGTACTAAAAACAATCATTCTCTATGTGTTATTATCTTTAGCTTCATTGACTTACTGCTATTCCATGAGATTGCTTTCctattattttaaattagctTTTAAATAGTACCTTGACTAGTTATGATGCTAATAACCCACATAATGTGGTCTCcaaatgtttttttgcttgaatTGATTTTCCCTTCCACTGATAAGGTTAGGCATATCAGGAAGGTCGCGGAGAAGAAAGCCATCCATACCTATTTAAGAATTAAGTTCACATGTTGTCCATAAATGTATGAAAGTGTGATGAAAACTACCTCTATACTAAATGGCTGAAGGGCTGCCATGATTTTTGAAGATTCATCCGGAAAAGGAATTAGAATACCAGTAACGTCGTATATCACCGGGACGCTGAAGTCGATTGCTGTATATCGGGCATAAGTAATAGCATTCAAGCTTGCACCTAAGTCGGCCTCCTAAAATGATGTAACAGTTAACAATTGGGTGCTTATCAGGTTTCCACTTATCAAACTTAAAATTCGCCATACTTTTCGCAATAGCTGTCCGATGATGCCGTCCCATTTGCCATTGTTGTAACCTCCGAACAGGAAATCAGGTGGGTGCGTTATGGTCAAACTGTCTAACCAAGGTGAATAGTATATTTTccaatattttgaaaaacaaagaacGGAACTAGACTTACGAAAATTGAAGCCGAGTAGCCAACAGATATAACGTGTCTCTCGCAATCAAGGCAAAGTAACTGCTTTTAATTCCAGGGATTTCCACGAAGGGAGGCTTTATGTTAGGAGGGTAGAAAcgaaaaagatgtctttacgAGGTCAGAATGAATAATTTGTGGAAGGGTATTACTTACCTCAGGTGATGTTGCTAACATATATGATGGCAGCGGTACCTGATTTTCCGCCACATTTATgagacttaaaaaaataagaaataaatacgACGTTGGTATTAACATAGTGACGGGTTTTCCTTAAGTTTACTCAGAACAACTGCGCCTTTTAGACTGTCGGTTTTGCTTTGGAGGAAGCGTCTTTTGTACTAAAAATTCCATCTCGGGAAGCTTAATAACAATATGAATATGCTAGTACCGTGAGCACGATACTATTGTTTTGAACTAACTGAAACATTTATGGAAATAATTTCAAGGTTATAAAATATTGTTCAAGGGAAATGTTTGAAACTGAGGTGAAATTGAGGTGAAATTGAGGTGAAATTAACTCATACATATGCGATCACTTTCATATTTATATGCATGGATTTCTCAACATAATACGATGAACGCAATGATTCTCAGGATGGCTCCCATGTCCGATAGTCACAAATCGAACGTTCCCAATGCATTTTCAGTTTGAAATATATAACTTTCAACAGTCACATCAGCATACatgtaatggaaaaaaacaaactgttgaTACTTACCTCAATGAGCCCACAATCACATTTTGGGTTCGTTACGTTTTTTGGCAGACGAACCCGCGCCCTTTTCAAATAGGAGTAGGAGGACCTTTTACTTCTTGTCATGCTCGCCTTTgccagagaaaaaaaaaattacaaaaataaaaataaataaaataaaaaaatttgcacaTGATATTATCTTTCAATTGAAGTTTCTTAAATATAATTTAGAAAATTAATTACAGATTTAACTAGATTGTTCCATGGCTCAAAAAACTCAAAACAACAAGTCTTTTACTAAATGCTTGTCAATGTTGCCCGGAAATGTCACGACACATGCTCGCTCAAATCACGATCGGGATTCGAGAAGGGGATTTGAGTTTCAAGATTTAGTTTATTCCCAAACCTCACCGGATTCTTTCACAATAGTTGTCATTAAGTCTGCGAAATTGTACTTGAAACTATGGATTTCCTGAAAAGTGGATGGTTTAGTGAATTGAGCCCCATGTGGCCTGGTCAATGTATTTCTTTGGAAGTAGATGAAGTTCTTCATCGAGAAAAATCTGAATTTCAAGACATCCTTGTCCTTAAATCGTAGGTTTCTTTTCTGTACAAGTTGGAAaactatattttaaaattttgtgtttaGAAAAACCTATGGCACTGTACTCATTTTAGATGGTGTCATTCAATGTACTGAACTAGATGAATTCTCATATCAAGagatgatttcttttttgcctataacctgcCATCCCAATCCCCAAAAGGTAATCATTAGTTTTAATAATTGTGTGGGATTCCAAATAATATTGTTTGGTTTCCTGTAGGTATTGATTGTGGGTGGTGGTGATGGAGGGGTTGCACGTGAATTAGTTAAACACCCTCTCGTACAATCTGTAGTACAATGTGAGATAGATGAAAGGGTTGTTGAAGTTTCAAAGAAGTTTCTTCCATTTATGGCAAAAGGATTTGATGATCCCAAGGTCAAACTTCACATAGGAGATGGGTTTGAGTTCATTAAAAATCATCCTGCTGAATTTGATGTTATCATCACAGATTCGTCAGATCCGATTGGTAAAACATAAAAGCTGGTttaaagttcttttttttttttcatagtaggccttttctgtttttagggCCAGCTGCATCTTTGTTTCAAGAAAGTTATTTTAAACTTTTGTGCCAAGCCCTGAAGCCAGGAGGAATTGTCTGCTCTCAAGGAGAAAATGCATGGTTCCACAGTCATCTGATTTCTCCACTGTTAAAAAGTTGCACTGAATTATTTCCTGTTGTGGATTAtgcatatacttgtataccaACATACCCTGGAGGTCAAATTGGATTCATCCTATGCAGCACAAATCCTGTAAGTAACCAAGGGTTATTAACAATTGCAATGCTGTTcattacagtttttttttctctttaaggCGACACAATTTCGGAATCCTATACACCAATTGTCTGAAACCGAGTGTGAGAAAATGCAACTACGGTATTATTCTTCAGAAATGCATTCAGCAGCTTTTGTTGTACCTCGTTTCGCTCGAAAAACCCTCATCGATTCGCCTAAATCCGACGAGAAAGAAACGCTTTAAATTAATTCCGCGATAATTCGAATAGTAGTTAAAAGGGTCTAAATTTACTGAAAAATTCTGGGGAACTAGGTTTATACTTAAATTGGCAAAAGCAACGTTTCCAAAGCAGTTCGTAGTCCGTACATTCTGTAAAAAAGTTGCTAAGCTCCCTTCTCATGTAAACcaatttattcattttgtgGTAAAATTCTGCTTGGACACCAAAATAAGAATATCTAACAAGGTTTTTACCTCACGTTCTGATATCCTTAAATATTAATGACTATAAATAATGATAGTAGCTCGTCCATCGAGCCAAGCAAAATTCTATTTACACCAAAGGCGAATTCAATGACAACATAGGTGAAACAGAATTGAAAGGTATTTGAATCGAGGagcaatcaagaaaaaaaaatacgccaAGATCCTAATGAACAGATCAAGTTGGTGGGGGTTCAGGGGTGAAAAAACATTGAGGGATCATTAAAAAATCGTAAAATTTCCCAGAATTATTTAGTTGGTGTAATATATCCCCTTTCGTACAATTGACTTACCTTATTTCATAATTACTGCAAATTAAACCTAGATGTCGGAAGGAATACTTAGCATACATTGGGAAAAATCCCGTAAAAAGATAAATCGTCAAgtagaaacgaaaaaaaaggtgcAGGAAAATCATATAGgccatttttcttgaatttaGCGGTAATATAATAGTttttcccggttttctttGGTATTGACCGCGAAAAGtgagaaatgaagaaaagaaatattgCTGTCCCAATACGACTGAAGAACTTGAACAACGGAACTTGAACCGGAATAAATCAACAAGAAATACCAGCCGAATGTCATACTGTAGTGGGGATATCTGCGTAGTAAAGAATCACTGGAAATTTGCTAGCTATTGTAGTTTAGGGGTTGCCCATTTTCAAGTGCCGTGCAGTGTTTTGCTGTGATTCCTTGAAATAGAGAAGCAATGGCCCCAAAAGTGCGTGCATTAAACATAGGCGAAGACATTCTTTTAACGGAAACATCCGTGACGCTGCGATTTCCTTAAGACTTAATCGCACCGACGATTTACCAAATACCTTTTACCAATGTGAAGGATGGAAATCAATTACGAGTATGCGTTGAGGCTGCTTTTCAGAATATGCAAAAGAATAATTTAGCTGTCGTTTCTCGGTTGAGCTCCAGCACTTAAAATGCGTTTAGGGACGGCCATCGATGGTGCGACGATCGCCGTTGGCTGATTAGTTGCCTGATGAGGATGTTGACCAGCACGAATGGGTTTAGCGATTTGAGCCGCATGACCTCGACGGGCTAAATTCTTTTGCCGAACTGCTTCCTTAATGCGATCCACTTCATATTGATAACGTTTCCTATCGCGCATAGCACCTTCCTTAGCTTCCTTAAGCGCTGCTTCCAACACTTTTACACGCTCCATTGTGGCTCGAAGACGTTTTTCCAGTTTGGGTAATTCGCAGCGCAAGTCGGCATTATCTCTAACCTAAAATAGCATTATAATCGTATGTGTACGATAAGAGGTAATGTGATTTCAAAATTCTACACTAAAATTCTACACTAAATTTACTTACCAATTGCTTATGAACTTTAGTCAACTGATCTAGATTGTTCTCCAAGAAGCTGATTTTTTGCTTCTGAGCGAGTGAGCCGCCTCCATCTTCTGGTTCTTCGCCACTCAATGATTTTTTTACACGTGACTGAAGATCTTGGACAAAGAGCTTGCGTAAATTGTGTAGCGTTTGAAGTTCCTTGGCAACCGTCTCTTCCAAGCCCtacgcaaaaaaatttattgacaaagttttctttctttctatacACAACAAAAAGTGAAATTTTACCTTCAAATCTTGTCTGGCTTGCTCACGACGCTCGTTTGCACCGAGAAGCTCCTGAAGCTTGTGACTTTTATCTGATTCTTCTTGTTTAAGCCGCTCGTGATCACGGACGAGCTGCTCATGAATGAGAGTTAACTCGCGCTTGGAATCACGTAAATCTTCAATGACCGTTTGTTTATCGGTGATCTCATCACGAAGCATTGCCACCTAAAAAATGAATCGCGAAAATGATATTTTAGTTGAATAAATTGATATTTCAAAAACCGGACTGACCTGTTTCTGATGGGCCTCCCTATGTTGATCAAGTTGTTGCTCAAGTGCGCCCTTGATCAACAGAGCTTGCTCTTGTTCAGCTGCTTTATCTATGGTAGATACGGCTTGCATTTGTTCAGCCGCTTTAAGTTTAGCGCACTCTTCGTTCAAAGAGTCTACAGCTTCTTCAAGAtgacgttttttgttttccacttCCTGGAACATAAGAAGTAGGTTTACATTCCATCTgatttgaatttaaaagaaaaaaattcgaattCACCTTCATATTCTCTTGGAGAGCCTTCATTTTTGCTTCGTGTTGGCTTATCAAGAGACGCAAATCCACTAGTTCACGCTCTGATTCGTCCATCTTCTTCGAACACTCACTTTGCGAAGACTCCAATGTCTGGCATCGTTGCACtaaattttttacttctgaCTTCATTTTAGATACATATATTCGAGCCATTGTGAATTCCTCCTCTGATTTGCTACTATTGGAATCAAAGGGTTGTAACGAGGATTTCAAATCTGCCCCAAAGGCTACACCCATCTCATTCAAATCTTTAAATAAGCTAGTCAACAAGTCATTTAGTTTTCGACGTTGATGTGCGGCAGTATCTttcacctaaaaaaaaaaaaaaaaaaaaaaacttaattcAGATTACTGCAATTCAGAAAATGAACGATGGTTCGAACCTGTGCTAATTCCGACAGGGTGCTGTTCAGTTGGCTTTGACGTTGAGATAATTCTTCATTTACTGTTTCATTGTCCCGGTTTTTAGCTTCCACTTCTTGAGACTTCTGATCATAGTTTACGGCTAGTTCTTCCAGAGCCTATAATAATATGCAACGTCTTGTGTTGTACCGATATGAAAAATATGTGTCAACATACCTGCAACACTTCTTTCACTTCTTCTTTGGCTGATTCATTTTCAGCCTGGATTCGATTCATTTCTTGCTGTAACGATTCATAATCTCTTCGGGTAGCACCGATAAGTTCCTCTTGTTCCATCATTTGTTCCTTAAGCTTTTCTACCAACTGACTTTGCTGATTGATTTCTTCATCCTACAAATTTATTAAACTTTTTGAGAATCCCAAATCACCAACACAATGTAACAAACCAACCTTATCGTCCAGCTGCTGATACAGCCGTTCACGTTCTGAGTCCCAATCAGCACGAACGGCAGGTGCGGCAACAACTGGAGGCAGCACGGGAGCAACCGGGGCCACAGGAGTTAAGTCGACGCTAATAGTAGATACATCCATTGCATCTCGCAGATTGATCTGAATTTAACAGAATCACAGATGAGTCATTCTGATTCAGCCCATTGTAAACCGAATATTTGCCCTACCTGCTCCTCCTGACCAACAGATTCCCCAGATCTCCAACGGTTGAGTTCAGCTTCTGCTATTTCAAGTTTCGTTTTATAGCGTTGGGccttctccttttctttttcataccGCCTTTTCCACTCTTCAGCAGTAAGTTCTTCGTTAACAGTGACAGcgtttttgattgtttttgctctatatgcaaacaaaaataaataaataaattaattatttcCAAGAAGTGCAACAGGAAAGTTCACCAAACCTTCGGCCGAAGTCCAACGTAGTTTTTGTTTCCGCTTCATTGAACGACGCTGGCGAACAGCAGGTAACAATTGTTGTCCTAGCATTACCACCCAAAGATTCTTGCAAAATACGTGTCAACTTTGAATCACGGTACGGAATATGAGATTTGTTTCCATCCGCCAACGCCGATATAACATTTCCCAATGCCGACAAAGATTTATTAATGTTCTTCGCTTCATCCAAGACAGTTCCTTCAGCACCTGTTTTGCTCACCTGGAAATGGAGAGAATGAACGATGTATTTCACCGAGAGtgccagattttttttttttgttcatcgttttgctttttctttccttactTTTTCACTTCCGGCTAGATCGACAAGATAAAGTTTGCCCGAaagtttcttttgattttccaAGTTCTCTTGTTTCACATTGATAAGAAAAACTGAGTGACTTCGGGAAGAATGCTCATTCATATCTGTAATAAAGAATTGGGTATGAGCAACTGTGCTTGCGTCTTGTTCTTTATGAGGAACTATTACTTGTAACGGCAATGTGTCGATTAGCTTTGCCTTCTTCAATCACCTCAAACACCTCTTCCGGACTTGTAACGAATCTTTCTGTTACACCTTTCACATACGGGATACGATTTTTGTCTTCATGCACACTAAGATTGACTTTTGAAACTgtgatttaattaaaaattagtCGGtttaacaaataaaacaaaaggtaaaacaaaatataaaaaataaaaatagaaaatagtacCATCAAGAAGGTCTCTGATTTTGTCCATGTAGATTTCAAAATAAGAGACTTTTATGTGAAACTCCAAGTTTTCTTCCATTGCATAAATATGATTAAAGATGTCATTGACAATTCGTGGGATTATACCCTGTAAATGAGGATCCCCCATTACTCCTTCCATTGTATGGGTTTTACCCGAGGATGTCTGGCCATATGCAAATATGGTGCCATTATAACCCATTAGGACATCTAATCAGAAAACAGTAATTTTGAATAACATAAATCACTACAGAAATAGTTAGAATGAAATACCTTTTACAATACTTTTTGCTGCTTCATTGTACACTTTCTCTTGACTGGCATTAGGTTTAAATACCTTATCAAACATATAAACTTTTCCCTGTACATGGAAAAAACATTCAATATTATTTGGATTAAATGAGAATGTTAACACAGTTGTGCGATTTCTTACCCCCAAATTTATACATTGGTCGTCAGTGCCGGGTGGAAACTTGACGACGAATTTCGATCCAGCTCTCTCTTCGGCATCATTTAAAGGTCGAAAACGACACACTACACGAATACTGTCTTCCCCTGGCGCTTCTCTTTCGGCTGACATGGTTATACAGCTCGCAATAACTTAAAAATACTTGTGAGTTAAATAGTATACGAACACTTTTTTTCACGTCAATTTCCGACTCTTTTTCACAATTCTTCAGCACCCTAAAAGACTCCAACTTAAGGGCAGGGCTTAAGCCTCTTCTAGCTACCACCGCCGTCACAAAAAGCGAGAAAATGGGCGAAGGGGATAGGGAGCGATAGGGCCAAGAACCACGAGTCCAAGACCAATCGTAAACGAGTAGCAAATCAACTGCAAGATATTTTCACTTTGATAAgtattctcttttttatttgtttcctgTCAATAATTGATTAAGTAACAAAAGATATATTTCTATATCTGTGATGATCAAAACTGCACTCTGCAACTCAACAGCAAGTGAAATGCAACGACCAAAGGGGTGCAAACTGCAAAGCGAGCAGCTGGAGGCCGATGCACTTGATATTTTCAAGCCGAGCGGACTTCCGGCAATTAAGCTGCCATCCATAAGACGTGGATACGTTAACTAACGATTCGTAACCAAATTGCAGCTATGGTCGTGGATCGAACAAAGAGGAAATACAATAGGAAAACTGACACAAAGCTAGCTTCTTCGATTTTGTATTTCACGTCCCATCTACTTTAGCTATTGCAACACCCTGTATCGATGCGCCAGCATTTGGACTAATCTAGTGCTGCATATTGCTTTGTTATTGATCGCCCCAATGTGATATGCGCCGTGCTGCCATAGTTTTCCATAGCAGCTAAGTAAAAAAGGCAACAATATTGTCTTTAAcagtttattatttttgaaaatttgtcaCTAGTCAAAATTCCATGCTGTAAATAAAAGTGACAAGATTAGAATGTACTAAGTAAATAATTCCAACGATATTTGTTGCTGGCCTATAAAATTTCGTCAAACAGGAATACAGACGCAAGCTATGGACTGAGCCTTGACATAAGCGTCTTGTCCCCAATGGTTAACAGATTCATACAGAACTTCAGCAGACGCCCTGCattctaaaaacaaaagaatgatattttattttaacacATAATTCATTTCTCGTTACTGACTGACTTTTCTCATTATCGTGACGTGACGATTCCTCGCAGTTCTCTTTCCAGAATTTTTTTgtgagtaaaattttgaatgggcaaataaaataaagctgCCAACTTTGGAGTGCACAAATCCTTATGAGGCAGTCTTTAAACTTCTGGTCACAGTCAATTCGGTGCAAGCTTATAGCGATTGTCGAAATTGCGTGACACTTATCGTAGCACACGTCATGGGCGTTACAGCAATCTTCTTGGTCATTATGTGGGAGATATTTTGGTTCTATCTTTCATTATTAAAACATATGGACATTGTATATTTATGAATAGTTATGTCTTCAATATATGCTGTGATTGTTTTAAGATACTTTACTTTAAGTCCTTCAGCGCCACAGCCATTGCTAGTCGGGAAATGACTTTGGTTTGAGGTGGGGATAAATCCTGGAAAGTtggtagaaaataaaaacaatgtcAACATTTATGCATTGAACAAATTACTTGTGGATGGCTCAGGGTACAAGCATTTTGTGCTTTACCTGGAGGGCAATCAAGTTTCAATTCGGAACTGGAAGGTAATGACAGCAGATAAACAGATGACTCCCAAATGTCTGGGTGATAAGCGCAAATATCAATAAGAGTGTTGAAAGCAGCACCAATGATTTTGCTTGAAACCGTGCCGACAACAATCCATCTGAGAACTCCAGTCCACCAACCATCAACCAAAAGAACAGCTATCAATGTGATCACTAGATGTGAATTCTTCATGATATTCTAATCGGCATGGAAAGGAAGTTTCAGCTGCTCAACGACAGTGAATTTCAAAGAATTCTTATACATGCTGTACGATATTATTCATTTGGTAAATTAGCAGTGCACACATTAGCGGTGGCAACCGCCATTTCCTAGCGGTCGCTATCGGTAGTCaccactaaaaaaaaaaaaaaaaaaaaaaaaaaaaaaaaaaaaaaaaaaaaaaaaaaaaaaaaaaaaaaaaaaaaaaaaaaaaaaaaaaaaaaaagtactaaACACTGGTGCATGATCCGCGTACGATCGTCGATCAGTACGATACTACGATTACACGATAAGATAAATTATtataatatatttaaatttacaaCTATATGAAAGGCTATTATTTTAAGCTCGCAAATGTCTACGACAAAATTTAACATAGAATAGGGAAAGGTCGAAGTTTGAACGGTAACCTAAAAGTCTATCGTTTTTAGCTTATTATCGATTTCTTACGATATCGATgaaattgaaatgttttcatttttacagcCGTCTGCCATTCCGAAATTTTTGAGTTATTAGTAGGAGGATCTGGTTGTCAAAAGCGGGATAAATCTTGAAATGAGTATACAGGCGTTTGATATAATATTCGCTGGAAATTTGCCTAGTTTTTTCACTGACGCATCCTCCTCGGCAACTAGTGTAAGCCTTTACTTAATTGATTTTGTATAGATGTGAAAAAGATGAATAAtctcaattaaaaaaatcaatctagATAACTTGTCTAGAAATATGCGGGGATTTCTTGTATCTAGGATGCAAAGAAGGGTAAAGCAACTCTGTAATCACATGTAAATTGTATGCCATAATTCAAAATCTGGATTTGCTTTCTCTAACATAGATGTTTACTGAGGTGTTCCTTCCAGAAATCCTGTCTCCTACCTGAACAGACAGTGATAATCACAAAAGCTATTAATTGCTATTCCAGCAATAGTGCTATAACACAGATGAAAGCAATATCAGCACTGAATCAGTTGCTAATACTTTCTAATGAAACCTTGGCAATTCTTGATTTGGAAACTTTAACACTAGTCAGAACTCTGAAGTTTAAATCTGTCACTTGTTTCCATCTTAATGAGAATCCACTCAGTGAAGATCCATTTACAATAGAGATTTGTGCTGGATCCAAGAGAAAAATCCTCTTTCTTCATCTAAGTGAGGAGGATGTCAAATTGGTCAAAGAAGTTTCTACAAGCCTAACACCTTCAACATTGGTTATTGATGGAGCTCATATTTGCTTTGCTATGGGCTTTAAATATTGCATGTTGGATATTCTTTCTGGGGATTTTCAACAGCTATTTGACATAGATCCACAACAACCACCCCTTATTCACAGAGTATCAAAGGtatatttgttgtttttgtccAGTTTTGAAGATTTTTCCTATTAAACTTCAATTCTCTTTACACATCAACTAGGgagaatttttattgaatgGGCCAGGTGGATTGGGAGTATTTGTTTTGTCTCAAGGATTTTCAGATAAACCTCCTATTAATTTCTCGAGTCCAGTCTCTGCTTTAGCTTTCCACCATCCATACGTCATCGCAGTGTGTAGACAAGGCATTGGTTTTTACAGGTATTGCTTGAAAcctatagttttttttaatattttaaaggAACAACTTTAATGCTATTTGGTGTAGTATCATCGATCagcaatgtaaacaaactattGCTATTGACAACGTCCGCTCCATCGTCAACGGGGATGGCCAAGTCTTCGCATCAACACAGATTGACCTGTTTGCCTTACTTTCTATATCTTGGGAGACACAGTTCGAAAAATTACTTGTTGAAAATCGGATGGAGGAGGCTCTCGAACTGGC belongs to Daphnia magna isolate NIES linkage group LG1, ASM2063170v1.1, whole genome shotgun sequence and includes:
- the LOC116927918 gene encoding glutamate receptor ionotropic, delta-1 isoform X2 translates to MLATSPEPPFVEIPGIKSSYFALIARDTLYLLATRLQFSLTITHPPDFLFGGYNNGKWDGIIGQLLRKEADLGASLNAITYARYTAIDFSVPVIYDVTGILIPFPDESSKIMAALQPFSIEVWMAFFSATFLICLTLSVEGKINSSKKTFGDHIMWVISIITSQGFGYCENRLALRLTGATWSLTNVVFIYVYTGVLTSLLAVPNYVPIINTLDELATSSIIKPVTIRSTAVDDMMLNAKNGTYKLIGDTFRKYPNETLVANTLVGVNRAVEGGYGFLEPRTSLLSLMENDRKEHKVCRVTLAKETFYPRAFAYLLPKKSPFKDAFDRQILLFQQFGFIIHFQRKIVLQSNRCLLQKKKVRSRAPRFTLDHVSSSFVILFVGYAASFSSFVFENIRNTFDYDW
- the LOC116927918 gene encoding glutamate receptor ionotropic, delta-1 isoform X1; its protein translation is MLIPTSYLFLIFLSLINVAENQVPLPSYMLATSPEPPFVEIPGIKSSYFALIARDTLYLLATRLQFSLTITHPPDFLFGGYNNGKWDGIIGQLLRKEADLGASLNAITYARYTAIDFSVPVIYDVTGILIPFPDESSKIMAALQPFSIEVWMAFFSATFLICLTLSVEGKINSSKKTFGDHIMWVISIITSQGFGYCENRLALRLTGATWSLTNVVFIYVYTGVLTSLLAVPNYVPIINTLDELATSSIIKPVTIRSTAVDDMMLNAKNGTYKLIGDTFRKYPNETLVANTLVGVNRAVEGGYGFLEPRTSLLSLMENDRKEHKVCRVTLAKETFYPRAFAYLLPKKSPFKDAFDRQILLFQQFGFIIHFQRKIVLQSNRCLLQKKKVRSRAPRFTLDHVSSSFVILFVGYAASFSSFVFENIRNTFDYDW
- the LOC116927918 gene encoding glutamate receptor U1 isoform X3; this translates as MLIPTSYLFLIFLSLINVAENQVPLPSYMLATSPEPPFVEIPGIKSSYFALIARDTLYLLATRLQFSLTITHPPDFLFGGYNNGKWDGIIGQLLRKEADLGASLNAITYARYTAIDFSVPVIYDVTGILIPFPDESSKIMAALQPFSIEVWMAFFSATFLICLTLSVEGKINSSKKTFGDHIMWVISIITSQGVLTSLLAVPNYVPIINTLDELATSSIIKPVTIRSTAVDDMMLNAKNGTYKLIGDTFRKYPNETLVANTLVGVNRAVEGGYGFLEPRTSLLSLMENDRKEHKVCRVTLAKETFYPRAFAYLLPKKSPFKDAFDRQILLFQQFGFIIHFQRKIVLQSNRCLLQKKKVRSRAPRFTLDHVSSSFVILFVGYAASFSSFVFENIRNTFDYDW
- the LOC116927918 gene encoding probable glutamate receptor isoform X4, with product MLIPTSYLFLIFLSLINVAENQVPLPSYMLATSPEPPFVEIPGIKSSYFALIARDTLYLLATRLQFSLTITHPPDFLFGGYNNGKWDGIIGQLLRKEADLGASLNAITYARYTAIDFSVPVIYDVTGILIPFPDESSKIMAALQPFSIEVWMAFFSATFLICLTLSVEGKINSSKKTFGDHIMWVISIITSQGFGYCENRLALRLTGATWSLTNVVFIYVYTGVLTSLLAVPNYVPIINTLDELATSSIIKPVTIRSTAVDDMMLNAKNGTYKLIGDTFRKYPNETLVANTLVGVNRAVEGGYGFLEPRTSLLSLMENDRKEHKVCRVTLAKETFYPRAFAYLLPKKSPFKDAFDRH
- the LOC116927960 gene encoding cilia- and flagella-associated protein 20; translation: MFKNTFQSGFLSVLYSIGSKPLQLWDKIVRNGHIKRITDNDIQSLVLEIVGTNVSTTYITCPADPKKTLGIKLPYLVMIVKNMKKYFTFEVQILDDKNVRRRFRASNYQSTTRVKPFICTMPMRLDEGWNQIQFNLADFTRRAYGTNYVETLRIQIHANCRIRRIYFSDRLYSEDELPAEFKLYLPVQAKAKV